From a region of the Deinococcus metallilatus genome:
- a CDS encoding endonuclease V yields MTAEHLSLKACVDVDYRAQEAVSACLLFEQWTSAQPTRALIERVAPVAPYVPGQFYRRELPGLLAPLRQVVHLVDVVIVDGYVWLDAGGQPGLGAHLYGALGGQVAVIGVAKTAFRGAPAVAVRRGQSGRPLYVTAVGIRPETAAQHIGEMHGAYRLPTLLRQVDQLSRTA; encoded by the coding sequence ATGACGGCGGAGCACCTCTCCTTGAAAGCGTGTGTGGATGTCGATTACCGGGCGCAGGAAGCCGTCTCCGCCTGTCTGCTGTTCGAGCAGTGGACCAGCGCCCAACCCACGCGAGCCCTCATTGAGCGCGTCGCCCCCGTGGCCCCCTATGTGCCCGGCCAGTTCTACCGCCGGGAATTGCCGGGCCTGCTCGCGCCCTTGCGTCAGGTCGTCCACCTCGTGGACGTGGTGATTGTGGACGGCTATGTCTGGCTGGATGCCGGGGGACAGCCCGGTCTGGGTGCCCACCTGTACGGGGCGCTGGGAGGGCAGGTCGCCGTGATTGGCGTGGCGAAGACGGCCTTTCGGGGAGCACCGGCGGTCGCCGTGCGGCGGGGTCAGAGCGGACGACCCCTGTACGTGACGGCGGTGGGCATCAGGCCTGAAACGGCGGCCCAACACATCGGCGAGATGCACGGGGCGTACCGCCTGCCGACGCTGCTGCGCCAGGTCGACCAGCTTTCCCGCACGGCCTGA
- a CDS encoding tyrosine-type recombinase/integrase, with product MTLVRSEDRLALANLTDQALRVRAVEAASTYDTETLVQVTWAYMTTASRQGARTSRKTLDAYALAVRDFVPWAHEHGVQLLRPGRRDGGRYVAQLQTRPSQGRGRQGQLSAATVAQYVAGARALYRALRWAGATEAQPFEDAHVPPDPTPGIVKNPPYLREIDAVLEHCEPRLAALLLLCAHAGLRVSEALAVKGTDLQGARLTVSGKGGKVRRVPLGKRVRAALAGLSPARADGSLFDWTYAQATYRMHKAFRMAGHGGAWRGFHAARKHSGTRLYSATRDFTRVGLFLGHASVDTTRRYVAVADDDVQNEVEDF from the coding sequence GTGACTCTCGTCCGTTCGGAGGACCGGCTGGCGCTGGCAAATCTCACCGACCAGGCGCTGCGGGTCCGGGCGGTGGAGGCGGCCAGCACCTACGACACCGAGACGCTGGTGCAGGTCACCTGGGCGTACATGACCACCGCCAGCCGCCAGGGTGCCCGGACGAGTCGGAAAACGCTGGACGCCTACGCGCTGGCCGTGCGGGATTTCGTGCCGTGGGCGCACGAACACGGCGTTCAGCTCCTGCGCCCGGGGCGGCGCGACGGCGGACGGTACGTGGCGCAGCTCCAGACCCGGCCTTCACAGGGGCGCGGACGGCAAGGCCAGCTCTCGGCCGCGACGGTCGCGCAGTATGTGGCGGGGGCGCGGGCGCTTTACCGGGCGCTGCGCTGGGCGGGCGCGACGGAAGCGCAGCCCTTCGAGGACGCGCACGTGCCGCCCGATCCCACGCCGGGCATCGTCAAGAACCCGCCCTATCTGCGCGAGATCGACGCGGTGCTCGAACATTGTGAACCCCGGCTCGCGGCGCTGCTGCTGCTCTGCGCCCACGCGGGCCTGCGGGTCAGCGAGGCGCTGGCCGTGAAGGGGACGGACCTCCAGGGCGCGCGCCTCACGGTGTCCGGCAAGGGGGGAAAGGTCCGGCGCGTCCCCCTGGGCAAGCGGGTCCGGGCGGCGCTGGCCGGGCTCTCCCCCGCCCGCGCGGACGGCTCCCTCTTCGACTGGACGTACGCGCAGGCGACGTACCGGATGCACAAGGCGTTCCGGATGGCGGGGCACGGCGGCGCCTGGCGCGGCTTTCACGCGGCCAGAAAACACTCGGGCACGCGGCTCTACAGCGCGACCCGGGATTTCACGCGCGTCGGGCTGTTTCTGGGACATGCCTCGGTGGACACCACCCGCCGGTATGTCGCCGTGGCGGACGACGACGTGCAGAACGAGGTCGAGGACTTCTGA
- a CDS encoding S8 family serine peptidase, whose protein sequence is MVGCGQQASAPPQAQVYRPAYVLSVHPQAGATAASLEATYHGRVMAFDPEAGYALIGMDAASAKQLNHSHVGALALEADAEPNLNVFGAGGSMSVWSGGSMSVWSGGSMSVWSGGSMSVWSGGQYTPVPGNTAAFTQINLQYAQLLAPNLGKGVKVAVIDTGVDLTHPAFVGALDLANAKDYVDGDNIPQEEGTLGVGGYGHGTAVASIVLQVAPAATILPIRVLGPDGSGDAANVALAIRYAADRGAKVINLSLGSDERVDAVQQAIAYAAGRNVMVVSSAGNNNLNRLTYPAMDADGKGAVGDHSVSVGSVDSTDRKASFSNYATQLETVAPGVSIYAAAPDGMLGAWSGTSMSAPMVTGSLALAAGQLATLPPDLARKLRDNANNAIYSSNLNTNYAGMLGKGRLDISKFLKAAKATVIP, encoded by the coding sequence ATGGTCGGCTGCGGGCAGCAGGCGAGCGCGCCCCCCCAGGCACAGGTCTACCGACCTGCCTACGTCCTCAGCGTTCATCCCCAGGCGGGTGCAACCGCCGCCAGTCTGGAGGCCACCTATCACGGCCGCGTGATGGCCTTCGATCCGGAGGCCGGGTACGCCCTGATCGGGATGGACGCCGCTTCTGCCAAGCAGCTCAACCACAGCCATGTGGGGGCTCTCGCCCTCGAAGCCGACGCGGAGCCGAATCTGAACGTGTTCGGCGCAGGCGGTTCGATGAGTGTGTGGTCGGGCGGCTCCATGAGCGTGTGGTCAGGCGGCTCGATGAGTGTCTGGTCCGGCGGCTCCATGAGCGTGTGGTCAGGCGGTCAATACACCCCCGTCCCCGGCAATACCGCCGCCTTCACTCAGATTAACCTTCAGTACGCTCAGCTCCTGGCGCCCAATCTCGGCAAGGGGGTCAAGGTCGCCGTGATCGATACCGGTGTCGATCTCACGCACCCCGCCTTTGTGGGCGCACTCGATCTCGCCAACGCCAAGGATTACGTGGACGGCGACAACATCCCGCAGGAGGAAGGCACGCTCGGCGTCGGCGGCTACGGGCACGGCACGGCAGTCGCCAGCATCGTCTTGCAGGTCGCCCCTGCCGCCACCATCCTGCCCATTCGCGTTCTCGGCCCGGACGGTTCGGGCGACGCGGCCAACGTGGCGCTCGCCATTCGCTACGCCGCCGACAGGGGCGCCAAGGTCATCAACCTCAGCCTGGGTAGCGACGAGAGGGTGGACGCCGTGCAGCAAGCGATTGCCTACGCCGCTGGCCGCAACGTTATGGTTGTGTCCTCGGCGGGCAACAACAACCTGAACAGGCTGACCTACCCGGCTATGGACGCGGACGGCAAGGGTGCTGTGGGCGACCACAGCGTGAGCGTCGGCAGTGTGGACAGCACTGACCGCAAAGCCTCTTTCTCAAACTACGCCACGCAGTTGGAGACGGTGGCTCCCGGCGTGTCCATCTATGCGGCGGCTCCCGACGGCATGCTCGGGGCCTGGAGCGGGACCTCGATGTCCGCCCCTATGGTCACGGGCAGCCTGGCGCTGGCGGCCGGACAACTGGCCACCCTACCACCCGACCTGGCAAGGAAGCTCAGGGACAATGCGAACAACGCCATTTACTCGTCCAACCTGAACACGAACTATGCCGGGATGCTGGGCAAGGGACGGCTGGACATCAGCAAGTTCCTGAAGGCGGCCAAGGCGACGGTCATCCCGTAA
- a CDS encoding chemotaxis protein CheB, producing the protein MSARPDSSAAPFDVLALLPPADGTGALPAVLADLPTDLPASVLIGPSLGREVPLVEFLRRHTPLPVDWAANGAVLQPGHVYVSPPRMLLEVRPSGRCAVTPPEGELRSERPLDRLLASLAVSFGPRVLVVILAGPGQGGVMGARALRGVGGTVLVGDPATADPAELLRAVAEAGVVDRVLPLGDLGRAIADLLAGRGLLPPGEAAKVSSESEGQAFLLALSDALRPLVDPVAVQGEACRLLAEQLDVDRAYYVEVDEAAGVARVARDWVRGGAPSLAGEHRISDFGWSVAILRRGEGHVIADTQTSDLVPPQDRPASAGLGIIACMGTPLIKKGRLVGALCVTASRPRVWQESEVKLLREVGERIWAAVERARAEDALRESEAKYRTLFDSIDEGFHIAELIHNEVGKAVDYHILEVNPAFERVTGFENAAGKLGSEISPNAESYWLETFDRVARTGEPQRIEAYNDDTQRWYLAYISRVGEAGSRQVASVFDDITERKRRELNTALLDEIGKKLSILSTPDEIIQTVGARLGEFLQVSGCILADVDEAKGETAIHYGWNTADVPSLRQTFRLADYFTEEFTRASRAGETVIVRNTARDERTNAEACARLQLGGFVTVPFHRHGRWTANITVTSREARDWRADEIQLLQEIASRVFPRIERARAEEALRVLNATLEERVEERTRRLADLNAELGTLITRTARNLEVPVGYLSRFLDPGRPVDLLVELPPHAPSALQDELARLRGVSQDLRQLARLEDQHLNRDLLPLGELFAEVRAAAAGSRAEWLIQPLPIVRGDRALLRQALEVLLTFTLSETRGARYVDVSSQEVEGEVWVTVQDDGIGLTGEEAATLFDLVVRTEQAVPLLPGSGLVQVRRILARHGGWAWAEARINGGRVVLAFPRDESVRELEALFRQDER; encoded by the coding sequence ATGTCTGCACGTCCCGACTCGAGCGCAGCACCCTTCGACGTGCTGGCCCTCCTCCCCCCGGCTGACGGGACGGGGGCGCTGCCCGCGGTGCTGGCCGACCTGCCCACCGATCTGCCCGCCTCGGTGCTCATCGGGCCGTCCCTGGGTCGGGAGGTCCCCCTGGTGGAGTTCCTGCGCCGCCACACCCCGCTCCCTGTGGACTGGGCCGCGAACGGCGCGGTGCTTCAGCCGGGCCACGTCTACGTCAGCCCGCCGCGGATGCTCTTGGAAGTGCGGCCCAGTGGACGCTGCGCCGTCACGCCGCCGGAGGGTGAACTGCGTTCGGAACGCCCGCTCGACCGGCTGCTCGCGTCGCTGGCCGTGAGCTTCGGCCCGCGCGTGCTGGTGGTGATCCTGGCGGGGCCGGGGCAAGGCGGCGTGATGGGCGCGCGCGCCCTACGTGGCGTGGGCGGGACGGTGCTGGTGGGGGACCCGGCCACGGCTGACCCCGCCGAACTGTTGCGCGCGGTGGCCGAGGCTGGGGTGGTGGACCGGGTGTTGCCGCTGGGCGACCTGGGCCGCGCCATCGCCGACCTGCTGGCGGGCCGGGGCCTTCTGCCACCCGGCGAGGCCGCGAAGGTTTCGAGCGAAAGCGAAGGGCAAGCATTCCTGCTGGCGCTCAGCGACGCCCTGCGCCCCCTGGTCGACCCGGTCGCCGTGCAGGGCGAGGCGTGCCGTCTGCTGGCCGAGCAACTGGACGTGGACCGCGCGTACTACGTCGAGGTGGACGAGGCGGCGGGCGTCGCGCGGGTGGCGCGGGACTGGGTGCGGGGCGGCGCGCCCTCGCTGGCGGGTGAACACCGCATTTCGGACTTCGGCTGGTCGGTGGCGATCCTGCGCCGTGGGGAGGGCCACGTCATTGCCGACACGCAGACCTCGGACCTCGTGCCCCCACAGGACCGCCCCGCCTCCGCCGGGCTGGGGATCATCGCCTGCATGGGCACGCCCCTGATCAAGAAGGGGCGGCTGGTGGGGGCGCTGTGCGTCACGGCCTCGCGCCCGCGCGTGTGGCAGGAGAGCGAGGTGAAGCTCCTGCGCGAGGTGGGCGAGCGCATCTGGGCGGCGGTGGAGCGGGCGCGTGCCGAGGACGCGCTCCGCGAATCGGAAGCAAAATATCGCACGTTGTTCGACTCAATTGACGAAGGCTTCCACATCGCCGAACTGATCCATAACGAGGTGGGCAAAGCGGTTGATTACCACATTCTGGAAGTCAATCCCGCCTTCGAGCGGGTGACGGGTTTCGAAAACGCGGCGGGCAAGTTGGGCAGCGAGATTTCGCCGAACGCCGAATCGTATTGGCTCGAAACGTTTGACCGGGTGGCGCGGACGGGCGAGCCGCAGCGTATCGAAGCCTACAATGACGACACGCAGCGTTGGTATCTGGCTTACATCTCGCGTGTCGGCGAGGCAGGCAGCCGTCAAGTCGCCAGCGTCTTTGACGACATCACGGAACGCAAACGCCGCGAACTGAACACCGCCCTGCTCGACGAAATCGGCAAGAAGTTATCCATCCTGTCCACGCCGGACGAGATTATACAGACGGTCGGCGCGCGCCTCGGCGAATTCCTGCAAGTTTCGGGCTGCATTCTTGCGGACGTTGACGAAGCCAAAGGCGAAACCGCCATTCATTACGGCTGGAACACCGCAGACGTTCCCAGCCTCAGGCAAACCTTTCGGCTGGCGGATTATTTTACCGAAGAATTCACCCGCGCCAGTCGCGCTGGCGAAACGGTCATCGTCCGCAACACCGCCCGCGACGAACGCACGAACGCGGAGGCTTGCGCCCGGCTGCAACTCGGTGGCTTCGTCACTGTTCCATTTCACCGGCACGGACGCTGGACGGCAAACATTACCGTAACGAGCAGAGAGGCGCGCGATTGGCGAGCGGACGAAATCCAGCTTTTGCAGGAGATTGCGAGCCGCGTTTTCCCGCGCATCGAACGCGCCCGCGCCGAGGAAGCGCTGCGCGTGCTGAATGCCACCCTCGAAGAGCGGGTGGAGGAACGCACCCGCCGCCTCGCCGACCTCAACGCCGAACTGGGCACCCTGATCACCCGCACCGCCCGGAACCTCGAAGTCCCGGTGGGCTACCTCAGCCGGTTTCTGGACCCTGGGCGCCCGGTGGACCTCCTCGTGGAGCTGCCGCCCCACGCGCCCTCCGCCCTTCAGGACGAGCTGGCGCGGCTCAGGGGCGTCTCGCAGGACCTGCGGCAGCTCGCCCGGCTGGAGGACCAGCACCTGAACCGCGACCTGCTGCCGCTGGGCGAGCTGTTTGCGGAGGTGCGGGCCGCTGCGGCGGGGAGCCGGGCCGAGTGGTTGATTCAGCCTCTCCCCATCGTGCGGGGGGACCGGGCGCTGCTGCGGCAGGCCCTGGAGGTGCTGCTGACCTTCACGCTGAGTGAGACGCGGGGCGCGCGGTACGTGGATGTCAGCAGCCAGGAGGTCGAGGGCGAGGTGTGGGTGACGGTGCAGGATGACGGGATCGGGCTGACCGGGGAGGAGGCGGCCACCCTCTTTGACCTGGTGGTGCGGACCGAACAGGCGGTGCCGCTGCTCCCGGGCAGCGGGCTGGTGCAGGTGCGGCGCATCCTGGCGCGGCATGGCGGCTGGGCCTGGGCCGAGGCCCGGATCAATGGGGGCCGGGTCGTCCTCGCCTTTCCCCGTGACGAGTCTGTGCGCGAACTGGAGGCCCTCTTCCGGCAGGATGAACGCTGA
- a CDS encoding MurR/RpiR family transcriptional regulator, translated as MTRTVLPPANPGGALGRLRQQAAPLSPTLQRVAEHVIRHAETVVHQTITELATSAGVSEATITRLCRKLGFAGFHAFKIALASDVASREALPADDGNLDPTARLVRHTCRTLEDTAQLAHPAVLESVAQAIARAPRVNLTGQGNSGLVAQYFAHRLMRIGITAIAYTDPHIAAVSVSTLPRGGVVIGVSSSGSTIDTVQHLRLAQTHGHYTVALTHRASSPITRYASAVLFSAAQEDPLTDAVLSTLSSQTLMLELLYAAVLARRPEAHAMLRVTAESVVEKKY; from the coding sequence GTGACGCGAACTGTCCTTCCTCCCGCCAACCCGGGCGGCGCTCTTGGCCGTCTCCGTCAGCAGGCTGCGCCGCTCTCGCCCACGCTGCAAAGGGTCGCCGAGCATGTGATTCGCCACGCCGAAACTGTCGTCCATCAGACCATCACGGAGCTGGCGACGAGCGCGGGCGTCAGCGAGGCCACCATCACCCGGCTGTGCCGCAAACTGGGCTTTGCCGGATTCCACGCCTTCAAGATCGCGCTGGCCTCCGACGTGGCGAGCCGGGAGGCTCTCCCCGCCGATGACGGTAACCTGGACCCCACCGCCCGCCTGGTGCGCCACACCTGCCGCACGCTGGAGGACACCGCCCAACTGGCCCACCCGGCCGTGCTGGAGAGCGTGGCGCAGGCCATCGCCCGCGCGCCCCGGGTGAACCTGACCGGCCAGGGCAACAGCGGCCTGGTCGCGCAGTACTTCGCCCACCGCCTGATGCGGATCGGGATCACGGCCATCGCCTACACCGATCCGCACATCGCGGCCGTCAGCGTCAGCACGCTTCCCCGGGGCGGCGTCGTGATCGGCGTCTCCAGCAGCGGCAGTACCATCGACACCGTGCAGCACCTGCGCCTGGCCCAGACGCACGGGCATTACACCGTCGCCCTCACGCACCGCGCGAGCAGCCCCATCACCCGCTACGCCAGCGCCGTCCTCTTCAGCGCCGCGCAGGAAGACCCCCTGACCGACGCCGTGCTGTCCACCCTCAGCAGCCAGACCCTGATGCTCGAACTGCTATACGCGGCGGTCCTGGCCCGCCGCCCCGAGGCGCACGCCATGCTGCGCGTCACCGCCGAGTCCGTCGTGGAAAAGAAGTACTGA